The sequence ATGAATAGAGATATAGCTTTGTTGTAATGCTTATTATGATGCCTGATATCCTGGAATATGAGAAATATCCATATCTCAGCGGAACAAAGGAGCAGGTGCTGTAATTGGCAGCCGCTCTATTTTCATTCAATTAACCAAAATATTAAATATCATATAAAACGGAGGTAAAGAATATGGGAACAATTAAAGAAAGCGCAGTGGAACTCATTGGAGGAACACCGATACTCAAATTAAACCGGTACAGTGCAAAGGAAGGAATCGAGGGCGTTACGCTTCTGGCTAAGCTGGAATACTTAAATCCTGCCGGTTCCGTAAAAGACAGGATCGCTCTTGCCATGATTGAAGATGCAGAGGAAAAAGGGATCTTAAAGCCTGGAGCAACCATCATTGAGCCGACATCAGGAAATACCGGAATCGGTTTGGCAGCCGTTGCGGCGGCCAAAGGCTACCGGACCATTCTGACTCTCCCGGATACCATGAGCGTGGAACGTAGAAACTTATTAAAAGCCTATGGTGCAGAATTAGAATTGACTGAGGGAGCAAAGGGCATGAGAGGGGCTATTGAGAAAGCAGAGGAGCTGAAAGACAGCATACCTGGTTCTATTATCCTGGGACAGTTTGTGAACCAGGCAAACCCCAAAGTACACAAGGAAACCACCGGACCGGAGATCTGGGAACAGACGGCTGGGGAAGTGGACATTTTTATCGCTGGCGTAGGTACAGGCGGAACCATTACAGGAGTGGGACAATATTTAAAGGAAAAGAAACCGAATGTCAGAATTGTAGCGGTAGAACCGGCAAGCAGTCCGGTACTCTCCGGAGGAAAACCAGGGCCTCACAAGATTCAGGGTATCGGCGCAGGATTTGTGCCTGAAGTCCTGGATACCGGAATTTACGATGAAATAATTACCGTTGAGAATGAGGATTCATTTAAGGAAGGTAAGGCTTTTGCAGTATCAGAGGGAATTCTGGTAGGAATCTCTTCCGGCGCTGCACTAAAAGCGGCAAAGCTGCTGGCGGAAAGACCGGAAAACAAGGGAAAGACCATCGTCGTCTTACTGCCGGATTCCGGTGACCGGTATTTGTCAACTCCTTTATTCGGCTAAATTGTTTCATGAAATAAGATGACTGGTGGTTTTGGAAACAGCTGGTTATAAGATTATCTTATTACCAGCTGTATTTTTTTCATATTATACAAATACCTATAGGAATGGTAAGATATGAATATAAGGAAACAGAAATGTTTGGAAAGGAGTTAATAATGGTTCAGATGAATGAGAAGATGTGTTGTTGCTGTAAATGCGGAAAGAATGGTCATTTAATTTGTGTCATGAAACCTGAAACTCCTGTGCATGGTTTTTATGCATAGAAGGCAGGTGTCAGAGGGCATCTGCTTTTTTTGTACTCAAATTTAGGAAAGAAGGAAGAAAATATGGCAATAGAAGAGAGATTCGGAAAGGTAGCGACCACAGAAGATACCCACGAAGTATCTGAAACAGGTGCTTTTGTAAGACAGGATAATTATTTTGTCACACCCTTTGGTGAAGGGGAGGGAGAGCTTCCGGTGGAAGCCGGGCGGTACCGGCTCATATGGACGCCCCTCTGCCCATGGGCCACGAGACAGATCATTGCCTTAAAGCTTCTGGGGCTGGAAGATGTGATCAGCGTCGGTAAGGTAAGTCCCGTAAGAACGGAGAACGGCTGGGAATTTTCCCTTGACGAGGGCGGCGTGGATCCGGTTCTTAAAATCCGGTATCTCCCGGAAATCTATGCAGCCACAGACCAGGAATATGAAGGAAGGGCAACGGTTCCCACTGTGGTAGATTTAAAGACCAGAAAGGTGGTCAACAACGATTATCACCGTTTGACAAATTACTGGGAAACCGCATGGAAGCCATTTCATAAGCCGGGGGCACCGGATCTGTATCCTGAGGATTTAAGAGAGGAAATTGATGAGCTCAATGTGATCTTATTCCATGAAGTGAACAACGGGGTATACAAAGCGGGCTTTGCCCAGTCCCAAAAAGAATATGAAACTGCGTATGATGTGCTGTTTCAAAGGCTTGACTGGCTGGAAGAACGGCTTTCCAACGGGAGATATCTGTTTGGAGACCGGCTCACTGATTCTGACATCCGGTTATATGTAACCCTTGCTCGGTTTGACGTGGCTTACTATTTCAGTCATAAGACTAACAGGAACCGCATTGCGGATTTTGATAATCTGTGGAATTATGCAAAGGACTTGTATACGATTCCGGCATTTAAAGAGGCCACGGATTTTGATTCCATAAAAAGGGGATATCTCCTGGGAAGCCATGGACACAATCCATACAACATTCTTCCCCTGGGACCGGATGTTTCCATCTGGGATGAACCGAATAACAGGGATGAAAAATTCGGAAAGAGAAAATAGGAAAGGCAGGGGCGTTCATGTCTGATTCTACATTTTATAATCAGGTTACAGAAACCTTTCATTGGTTTCACCAAAATCCCGAACTATCCTTTGAAGAATACGAGACAACGGGCCGAATTCGTGAGTTTTTAGAATACTACAATATCCGTATCCTGGATTTGGATTTAAAAACAGGATTGGCAGCAGAAATACAAGGTGGAAACGACGGTCCTGTGATCGCACTGCGCTGCGATATCGACGCTCTGCCCGTGCAGGAAGAAACCGAGTTACCTTATGCCTCTGCCATAACTGGAAAGATGCACGCCTGCGGTCACGACTTTCATACCACAGTGATGCTGTATGTAGCAAAAAAATTACAGGAGCAGCGGGAACATTTGCACGGAACGGTAAAAATCCTGTTTCAACCCGCCGAGGAATCCTCGGTCGGTGCTTTGGAAGTAATCAAAACAAAGGTTCTTGATGATGTTGACGGAATCTACGGCCTGCATACCGATATCACACTACCGGTTGGAACTGTAGGAATTGTTTCCGGTAGTGTAACTGCCGCTGTCGACAGGTTTACAGTCAGGCTTACGGGAAAAGGCACTCATGCGGCTCACCCTCAGGACGGAATTGATCCTGTGCTTACAGCCTCACAGATTGTTACCCATGCCCAAAGCATCGTCAGCCGTAATATTGATCCGTTTTCTCAGGGCCTGCTCAGCAT is a genomic window of Lacrimispora sphenoides containing:
- the cysK gene encoding cysteine synthase A; the protein is MGTIKESAVELIGGTPILKLNRYSAKEGIEGVTLLAKLEYLNPAGSVKDRIALAMIEDAEEKGILKPGATIIEPTSGNTGIGLAAVAAAKGYRTILTLPDTMSVERRNLLKAYGAELELTEGAKGMRGAIEKAEELKDSIPGSIILGQFVNQANPKVHKETTGPEIWEQTAGEVDIFIAGVGTGGTITGVGQYLKEKKPNVRIVAVEPASSPVLSGGKPGPHKIQGIGAGFVPEVLDTGIYDEIITVENEDSFKEGKAFAVSEGILVGISSGAALKAAKLLAERPENKGKTIVVLLPDSGDRYLSTPLFG
- a CDS encoding glutathione S-transferase family protein — protein: MAIEERFGKVATTEDTHEVSETGAFVRQDNYFVTPFGEGEGELPVEAGRYRLIWTPLCPWATRQIIALKLLGLEDVISVGKVSPVRTENGWEFSLDEGGVDPVLKIRYLPEIYAATDQEYEGRATVPTVVDLKTRKVVNNDYHRLTNYWETAWKPFHKPGAPDLYPEDLREEIDELNVILFHEVNNGVYKAGFAQSQKEYETAYDVLFQRLDWLEERLSNGRYLFGDRLTDSDIRLYVTLARFDVAYYFSHKTNRNRIADFDNLWNYAKDLYTIPAFKEATDFDSIKRGYLLGSHGHNPYNILPLGPDVSIWDEPNNRDEKFGKRK
- a CDS encoding amidohydrolase — encoded protein: MSDSTFYNQVTETFHWFHQNPELSFEEYETTGRIREFLEYYNIRILDLDLKTGLAAEIQGGNDGPVIALRCDIDALPVQEETELPYASAITGKMHACGHDFHTTVMLYVAKKLQEQREHLHGTVKILFQPAEESSVGALEVIKTKVLDDVDGIYGLHTDITLPVGTVGIVSGSVTAAVDRFTVRLTGKGTHAAHPQDGIDPVLTASQIVTHAQSIVSRNIDPFSQGLLSITRITAGNTWNVIPQTAELEGTVRTMDRHNRRLIEERFRTLVQHIALSQGAEAEIDWLAGPPATNNAPCFEPVAAAVAKEQGLMVKTSSPSLGGEDFAFYQEKIPGFFIRIGTGESYPNHHPKFQVDTNSLKPAIDYFAALAQKTLFAIKNGELIPAQEASDD